The following are encoded in a window of Oncorhynchus masou masou isolate Uvic2021 chromosome 17, UVic_Omas_1.1, whole genome shotgun sequence genomic DNA:
- the LOC135558313 gene encoding small ribosomal subunit protein eS8, whose translation MGISRDNWHKRRKTGGKRKPYHKKRKYELGRPPANTKIGPRRIHTVRTRGGNKKYRALRVDVGNFSWGSECCTRKTRIIDVVYNASNNELVRTKTLVKNCIVLVDSLPYRQWYEAHFATPLGRKKGAKLTPEEEEVINKKRSKKIQKKFDERKKNCKISPLLEEQFMQGKLLACIASKPGQCGRVDGYVLEGKELEFYLRKIKAKKGK comes from the exons ATGG GTATCTCTAGGGACAACTGGCATAAACGCCGCAAGACCGGCGGCAAACGAAAGCCCTACCACAAGAAGAGGAAGTATGAGCTTGGTCGTCCTCCTGCCAACACCAAG ATTGGACCCCGCCGAATTCACACGGTGAGGACCCGCGGTGGCAACAAGAAGTATCGCGCTCTGAGGGTCGACGTGGGCAACTTCTCCTGGGGCTCTGAGT GCTGCACTCGTAAGACCAGGATCATTGATGTGGTGTACAACGCCTCTAACAACGAGTTGGTGAGGACCAAGACCTTGGTGAAGAACTGCATCGTTCTCGTCGACAGCCTGCCTTACAGGCAGTGGTATGAGGCCCACTTCGCCACTCCTCTGGGGCGCAAGAAGGGAGCCAAGCTG ActccagaggaggaggaggtgatcaACAAGAAGAGGTCGAAGAAGATTCAGAAGAAGTTTGACGAGCGCAAGAAGAACTGCAAGATCAGCCCTCTCCTGGAGGAACAGTTCATGCAGGGGAAACTCCTCG CATGCATTGCCTCCAAGCCCGGCCAGTGCGGCAGGGTGGATGGCTACGTGTTGGAGGGCAAGGAGCTGGAGTTCTACCTGAGGAAGATCAAAGCCAAGAAGGGCAAATAG